A stretch of Desulfotalea psychrophila LSv54 DNA encodes these proteins:
- a CDS encoding tyrosine-type recombinase/integrase, with protein MSDNKFNFTKTRLVKIQNTTGKDIHFFDTGMKGLMLRVKANGRKILRARIWDTSKKKEVQENLGEFPELSINDARDIVVARVSDIAKGIDVQERKKQERAEQSLDDVFDIWLNTHAKLNIKRWPEEVRRYELYIKRRLGKKKLSEITPDVILTWRNALLKQKKQRGNDCLSTAMAHRAFVTLSSIFGKAAANIDNPCSKVQRYKEKKRTEFLGSDHLKQFFSRLDHEATDELLRDYLLLSLYTGARQANIRSMRWSEIDLKTQLWIIPADKSKNAEPMVIPLASQAITILAKRKERYGGDFVFISHKSKTGHINEPRRLWKKFLADAELPTSYRFHDIRRTLGSWQAISGSSTKIIGASLGHKSEQATAHYAYLTVDPVRKSVERAIEAMHEAGEKEDVSGENEQL; from the coding sequence ATGAGTGATAATAAATTTAACTTTACTAAGACGAGATTGGTAAAAATACAGAATACCACGGGCAAGGATATTCATTTTTTCGACACAGGTATGAAGGGTTTGATGTTGAGAGTGAAGGCAAACGGCCGCAAGATATTGAGGGCTCGTATCTGGGACACTTCCAAGAAAAAAGAGGTGCAAGAAAACTTGGGTGAATTTCCTGAACTTTCCATCAACGACGCCAGAGACATTGTGGTTGCCCGAGTGTCGGATATTGCCAAAGGTATTGATGTACAGGAGAGAAAAAAGCAGGAACGGGCCGAGCAGTCACTCGACGATGTTTTTGACATTTGGCTTAATACCCATGCAAAGCTGAATATCAAGAGATGGCCTGAAGAGGTGAGACGCTATGAGCTTTATATAAAACGACGGTTAGGGAAAAAAAAGCTTAGTGAAATTACTCCCGATGTGATTCTGACCTGGAGAAATGCTCTTCTTAAACAGAAGAAACAGCGAGGAAATGACTGTCTGTCAACCGCTATGGCACATAGAGCTTTTGTTACACTCTCCTCCATTTTTGGAAAGGCTGCTGCAAATATCGATAATCCATGCAGCAAGGTGCAACGGTATAAGGAAAAAAAACGAACGGAGTTTTTAGGTTCGGACCATTTAAAGCAATTCTTCAGCCGCCTTGACCATGAAGCAACAGATGAGCTCCTACGAGATTACCTCCTGCTCTCTCTTTATACTGGTGCTCGTCAAGCAAATATTCGATCTATGCGCTGGTCTGAAATTGACCTGAAAACTCAGTTATGGATTATACCCGCTGATAAGAGTAAAAATGCAGAGCCGATGGTTATCCCTCTGGCCAGTCAGGCTATCACTATTCTTGCGAAGAGAAAGGAGAGGTATGGTGGTGACTTTGTTTTTATCTCTCATAAAAGTAAGACAGGACATATAAATGAACCCCGGCGACTATGGAAAAAATTCTTAGCAGATGCCGAATTACCAACAAGTTATCGTTTTCATGATATCCGCAGGACATTGGGGAGTTGGCAGGCAATATCAGGATCGAGTACAAAGATAATTGGTGCTTCCCTGGGACATAAGTCAGAGCAGGCCACGGCACACTATGCCTATCTGACGGTGGACCCTGTCCGCAAAAGTGTGGAGAGAGCTATTGAGGCAATGCACGAGGCGGGTGAGAAGGAGGATGTATCTGGGGAAAACGAACAACTATAA
- a CDS encoding GGDEF domain-containing protein has product MKTFIWDKTFTTGISKIDEQHHHIVEVINKFVFAFSENTIDKDFILHVSKELMDYAQNHFKTEEKIMLAEKLDPLFISQHIDTHNAFSQQIKIFTTNPDFTNHNFFRQILAFLIHWLDDHILNIDQSMARQITAIKNGISPALAYRQEQEQNTRHNEPLLLALNQLFETVSLRNNELSQLNRNLEQQVQERTTELRKANRDLEKISQTDPLTELANRRYAMDQIHLLWDKSKIASHPLCCFIIDVDCFKEVNDTYGHDAGDLVLKNIAKILVDSVRARDIVCRLGGDEFFIICPRTPLKEGMEIARRIRKNVSQTKTVFGNNYWQGSVSIGVACNNEEINKVSDLLKAADEGAYMAKNDGRNCVRSKMIKIR; this is encoded by the coding sequence ATGAAAACATTCATCTGGGACAAAACATTTACAACAGGAATTAGCAAGATTGATGAACAACACCATCATATTGTCGAAGTTATAAATAAATTCGTCTTTGCCTTTAGCGAAAACACCATAGATAAGGACTTCATCTTGCACGTCTCCAAAGAACTTATGGACTATGCGCAAAATCATTTTAAAACAGAAGAAAAGATCATGCTGGCCGAGAAGTTAGATCCACTTTTCATTTCTCAACATATAGACACACACAATGCTTTTAGCCAACAAATAAAAATTTTTACCACCAATCCTGATTTTACAAACCATAATTTTTTTCGTCAAATACTAGCTTTTCTCATCCATTGGCTGGATGACCATATACTCAATATTGATCAAAGCATGGCCAGGCAGATAACCGCCATAAAAAACGGTATATCTCCAGCACTCGCCTATCGACAGGAGCAAGAGCAGAACACACGGCACAACGAACCACTTCTGCTGGCACTCAACCAACTCTTTGAAACCGTCTCCCTGCGCAACAACGAACTCAGCCAACTGAACCGAAATCTGGAACAGCAGGTACAGGAGCGAACGACAGAACTGCGAAAGGCCAACAGAGACCTGGAAAAAATATCCCAAACCGATCCCCTCACGGAACTTGCCAATAGACGTTATGCCATGGATCAAATACACCTGCTCTGGGACAAGTCCAAAATCGCCTCCCACCCTCTCTGTTGTTTTATAATAGATGTGGATTGCTTTAAGGAGGTAAATGACACCTATGGCCACGATGCAGGCGATCTTGTCCTCAAAAATATTGCCAAGATACTGGTTGACTCGGTCCGGGCCAGAGATATTGTCTGCCGACTTGGCGGGGATGAATTTTTTATCATCTGTCCCAGGACACCTCTTAAGGAGGGGATGGAAATTGCCAGGAGAATCAGGAAAAATGTATCTCAGACAAAAACAGTCTTTGGCAACAATTATTGGCAGGGCTCCGTCAGCATCGGGGTAGCCTGTAATAACGAAGAAATCAACAAGGTCAGCGATCTGCTTAAGGCAGCAGATGAAGGTGCTTATATGGCAAAAAACGATGGTAGAAACTGCGTCCGCTCAAAAATGATAAAAATACGATGA